In a single window of the Litorilituus sediminis genome:
- a CDS encoding DUF885 domain-containing protein → MKKNFLAIAIAAALSTSITACDNSAKTTKQAMTQPTSSQATPAVSNQQQTFQLAQILEDYFNDMLVLDPLRATRVGEHQYNDKFLKPISAQSLQEQLAFEQKYLDIISNIDEESLSGQDLLSYQVFKRDREMAIAGFAFPQHQVPFNQMYGIHNDFAILGSGSGSQPFNTAKDFVNFEKRAQGFADYMQSAVESMREGVKQGVVLPKAIIAKLIPQFQTHIVSDVKDSVFYGPINALANNSEISEQDKQAITLSYTNMIKQVIIPSYKNTLAFLVDEYAQHGTDTVGLTDLPNGVAWYDHMIAHHTTLNLTADEIHQYGQQEVARILSEMKKVKETVKFDGDLAEFFIFLKEDPQFYFDKPEDLVAAYVGVKDKINNRLPQLFEVFPKADYEVREVEAFRAASSAGASYEAPAPDGSRPGIFYINTYNLKAQPNFIMETLSIHEASPGHHFQASIQQEVESLPKFRKFGNFTVYEEGWALYAESLGKEMGLFTDPYQWYGRLVDEQLRAMRLVVDTGLHAKGWTRQQAIDFMTQNSSMADSDIESEVERYIAIPGQALSYKIGQRAIRAMRDKAQAQLGEKFDVKKFHTQILIDASLPMPILADKIDRWIASQL, encoded by the coding sequence ATGAAAAAGAATTTTTTAGCTATTGCTATCGCCGCGGCGTTATCAACGTCAATCACAGCTTGTGATAATAGCGCTAAGACAACAAAGCAAGCAATGACGCAGCCAACATCTAGTCAAGCAACACCGGCAGTATCAAATCAGCAACAAACATTTCAATTAGCGCAAATTCTTGAAGATTACTTTAATGACATGCTGGTACTTGATCCATTAAGGGCAACACGTGTTGGTGAGCATCAATACAATGATAAATTCTTAAAACCTATATCAGCTCAAAGCTTACAAGAGCAGTTAGCATTCGAACAAAAATACCTTGATATTATTAGCAATATTGATGAAGAAAGCCTTTCAGGGCAAGACTTATTAAGCTATCAAGTGTTTAAGCGTGATAGAGAAATGGCCATTGCTGGCTTTGCCTTTCCTCAGCATCAAGTACCATTTAATCAAATGTACGGGATTCATAACGACTTTGCTATTTTAGGCTCAGGTAGTGGCTCTCAACCCTTTAATACGGCAAAAGACTTCGTTAATTTTGAAAAACGCGCTCAAGGTTTTGCCGACTATATGCAAAGCGCTGTTGAATCTATGCGTGAAGGTGTAAAACAAGGTGTGGTACTGCCTAAAGCAATTATTGCCAAGCTTATTCCTCAATTTCAAACCCACATTGTCAGTGACGTTAAAGACAGTGTTTTTTATGGGCCGATTAACGCGTTAGCAAACAACAGTGAAATAAGCGAGCAAGATAAACAAGCAATCACGCTAAGTTACACTAACATGATCAAGCAAGTGATCATTCCAAGTTATAAAAACACCTTGGCATTTTTAGTCGATGAATACGCACAACACGGTACTGACACGGTAGGCTTAACTGACTTACCTAATGGTGTTGCTTGGTATGATCACATGATTGCCCACCACACCACGTTAAATTTAACTGCTGATGAAATTCATCAATATGGTCAACAAGAAGTGGCTCGTATTCTATCCGAAATGAAAAAAGTTAAAGAAACGGTAAAATTTGACGGTGATTTGGCCGAGTTCTTTATCTTCTTAAAAGAAGATCCGCAATTTTACTTCGATAAACCTGAAGATCTTGTTGCCGCCTATGTTGGTGTAAAAGATAAAATTAATAACCGATTACCGCAATTGTTTGAAGTTTTTCCAAAGGCCGATTACGAAGTACGTGAAGTAGAAGCGTTTCGCGCCGCATCTTCAGCTGGTGCTAGCTATGAAGCACCCGCGCCAGATGGCTCTCGTCCGGGAATTTTCTACATAAATACCTACAATTTAAAAGCTCAACCAAACTTTATTATGGAAACCTTAAGTATCCATGAAGCCTCACCTGGTCATCACTTTCAAGCATCTATTCAGCAAGAAGTTGAATCGCTACCTAAGTTTAGAAAATTTGGTAACTTCACCGTTTATGAAGAAGGTTGGGCGTTATACGCAGAAAGTTTAGGTAAAGAGATGGGTTTATTCACCGATCCTTACCAGTGGTATGGCCGCTTGGTGGATGAACAGTTACGCGCTATGCGTTTAGTTGTTGATACCGGTTTGCATGCCAAAGGCTGGACTCGTCAACAAGCCATTGACTTTATGACACAAAACTCATCAATGGCTGATAGTGATATTGAATCTGAAGTAGAACGCTATATTGCCATCCCAGGCCAAGCGTTATCTTATAAAATAGGTCAACGAGCGATTAGAGCTATGCGAGATAAAGCACAAGCGCAATTAGGGGAAAAGTTTGATGTGAAGAAGTTTCACACGCAAATCTTAATTGATGCCTCGCTGCCCATGCCAATTCTAGCGGACAAAATTGATCGCTGGATTGCCAGCCAGCTTTAA
- a CDS encoding FKBP-type peptidyl-prolyl cis-trans isomerase, giving the protein MNKTLLLVIIIAIVVFYFFRNNANKEAAKLNLQRANEFLQENKQAEGVIETASGLQYQVLTAGTGTEHPTASSKVTVHYHGTLLDGTVFDSSVDRGEPLSFGLNQVIKGWTEGVQLMVVGEKTRFYIPANLAYGNRATGKITPGSLLIFDVELIAIN; this is encoded by the coding sequence ATGAATAAAACCTTATTACTTGTCATTATTATCGCTATTGTGGTGTTTTATTTCTTTAGAAATAATGCCAATAAAGAGGCCGCTAAGCTTAATCTGCAACGAGCCAATGAATTTCTACAAGAAAACAAGCAGGCTGAAGGTGTAATAGAAACGGCGTCAGGCTTACAGTACCAAGTGCTTACAGCAGGAACAGGCACTGAGCACCCAACAGCAAGTTCAAAAGTGACTGTGCATTATCATGGCACTTTGCTTGATGGTACGGTATTTGACAGCTCTGTCGATCGTGGTGAGCCGCTTTCATTTGGATTAAATCAAGTGATTAAAGGCTGGACAGAAGGCGTACAATTAATGGTGGTTGGTGAGAAAACACGTTTTTATATACCAGCAAATTTAGCCTATGGTAATCGCGCTACTGGAAAAATCACACCAGGCTCATTACTTATTTTTGATGTCGAGCTTATTGCGATTAATTAA
- a CDS encoding AAA family ATPase, protein MRRVIIFGNSASGKSTLAKRFAEQGLAHLDLDSLAWDMTPQPVRRDKQLSCQQIDEFSQANTDWVIEGCYSDLLAHVLSEATEVIFMNLSIEQCIANAEQRPWEPHKYASKSKQDANLTMLIDWISQYDSRSDEFSLQAHQALFDKFSGKKSQIIENTMVNID, encoded by the coding sequence ATGCGCCGAGTCATTATTTTTGGTAATTCAGCTTCAGGTAAATCAACCTTGGCTAAACGTTTTGCTGAGCAAGGCTTAGCACATTTAGACTTAGATAGCTTAGCATGGGATATGACGCCGCAGCCTGTGAGACGAGATAAACAGTTATCATGTCAACAAATAGATGAGTTTAGCCAAGCCAATACGGATTGGGTTATTGAAGGCTGTTATAGTGACTTACTGGCGCATGTCTTGTCAGAGGCCACAGAAGTCATCTTTATGAATTTGTCTATAGAGCAATGTATTGCTAATGCCGAGCAAAGACCTTGGGAACCACATAAATATGCGAGCAAGAGCAAGCAGGATGCTAATTTAACCATGCTGATTGATTGGATAAGCCAGTACGATAGTCGAAGTGATGAGTTTTCATTACAGGCTCACCAAGCACTTTTTGACAAGTTTTCAGGTAAAAAATCTCAAATTATTGAAAATACAATGGTTAATATCGACTAA
- a CDS encoding GFA family protein → MMTKVVLTGGCLCGAIRYQTSASPFAVDYCHCSKCRKHNGSIVVAWMDFKAEQVTWLQDKPTEYASSETGRRGFCNKCGSTLTYGDTRYRQYTTLTIASLDDANLVQPSYHIYLDDKVDWLEITDNCKRYAQGVS, encoded by the coding sequence TTGATGACAAAGGTTGTTTTAACAGGCGGCTGCTTATGTGGCGCAATACGTTACCAAACTAGTGCAAGCCCCTTTGCGGTTGATTATTGTCACTGCTCAAAGTGTCGAAAACACAATGGCTCTATTGTGGTTGCTTGGATGGACTTTAAAGCAGAGCAGGTAACTTGGCTACAAGATAAGCCGACTGAGTACGCTTCATCTGAAACCGGAAGGCGCGGGTTTTGTAACAAATGCGGCTCGACACTGACGTATGGTGATACCCGATATCGCCAATATACTACCTTGACCATTGCCTCATTAGATGATGCTAACTTAGTACAGCCAAGCTATCACATTTACCTTGATGATAAGGTTGATTGGCTAGAAATTACCGATAACTGCAAACGCTATGCACAGGGTGTAAGTTAG
- a CDS encoding NAD(P)H-dependent oxidoreductase: MNILLVNASQRNQANSALLARYIQKHTLLDKDNITSSILDLSDYSALLGHYGFDDEDKSQVEIEKQQVLAKLYQCDAVVFITPEWGGMIPPALVNLLLLTANGSAGGLPLGHKPAMAIGVSTSAGGSNPVTLLKAYSAKNSHLVWLPLHAIIHNVEDFLQCPWTPNEQDRLSQLQSRVNIGIESLVIYAEQLKPVRESLVALSKTHPFGQ; encoded by the coding sequence TTGAATATATTATTGGTTAATGCCAGCCAACGTAATCAGGCAAATAGCGCCTTATTAGCGCGTTATATACAAAAGCATACACTACTTGATAAAGACAATATAACCAGCTCAATATTGGATTTATCTGATTATAGTGCTTTGCTCGGGCATTATGGTTTTGATGATGAAGATAAATCTCAGGTAGAAATTGAAAAGCAGCAGGTATTGGCAAAATTATATCAATGCGACGCTGTCGTGTTTATTACCCCTGAATGGGGCGGTATGATCCCGCCTGCGCTAGTTAATTTGTTGCTTTTAACCGCTAATGGCTCAGCAGGTGGTTTGCCGTTAGGGCATAAGCCAGCAATGGCCATTGGTGTTTCTACCTCAGCTGGCGGTAGTAACCCGGTTACCTTATTAAAAGCATATTCGGCGAAAAATAGTCACTTAGTGTGGCTGCCTTTACACGCTATTATCCATAATGTGGAAGACTTTTTGCAATGTCCATGGACGCCAAACGAGCAAGATAGACTCTCTCAACTTCAATCTCGTGTAAATATTGGTATTGAAAGCTTAGTTATATACGCTGAGCAATTAAAACCAGTGCGGGAATCATTGGTTGCATTGTCAAAAACACACCCGTTTGGTCAATAA
- a CDS encoding peptidoglycan DD-metalloendopeptidase family protein, which yields MNNFSFLLVALIYLLCSNITTVQGSTVYKYKDENGNWVFSDKPPEQEVETQELTFKHQVNIDIKPSVYVAKNQSYYAIVVKNPFHAPIEIELLGDSIPNNERHHVVKAQATTVVVPKLTHHPAFSYRWLQGDPKAKHDDSLYKFPSSSGREFLITQSFNGRFSHSKQPNQYAVDIAMPVGTSINAARAGIVVGVKDDYHMSGKSQYFLDKANYVQVLHNDGTFAVYAHLLQDTAVVNVGDRVSVGDKLGRSGSSGYSTGPHLHFVIRKNAGFKFTSVPFAFLGQDEQAVTPKRGMVFGKQG from the coding sequence ATGAATAACTTTTCTTTTCTTCTTGTTGCGCTAATTTATCTGCTTTGTAGCAATATAACCACAGTACAAGGCAGTACCGTTTATAAGTATAAAGATGAAAACGGCAATTGGGTGTTTTCTGATAAGCCACCTGAGCAGGAAGTTGAAACTCAGGAATTAACTTTTAAGCATCAAGTCAATATTGATATTAAACCAAGTGTTTATGTGGCGAAGAATCAGTCATACTATGCCATTGTCGTTAAAAATCCATTTCACGCACCGATAGAAATTGAGTTGCTGGGCGATAGCATACCAAATAATGAACGACATCATGTCGTTAAAGCACAGGCGACTACTGTTGTTGTGCCGAAATTAACTCATCATCCTGCTTTTAGTTACCGTTGGTTACAGGGCGATCCTAAAGCAAAACATGATGACAGTTTATATAAGTTTCCCTCATCATCAGGGAGAGAGTTTTTGATAACTCAGTCATTTAATGGTCGTTTCTCTCACTCAAAACAGCCAAATCAATATGCAGTTGATATTGCTATGCCAGTGGGTACATCAATAAATGCCGCACGAGCGGGTATCGTTGTAGGTGTTAAAGATGATTATCATATGAGTGGTAAAAGTCAGTATTTCCTAGATAAAGCAAACTACGTACAAGTACTACATAATGATGGCACATTTGCCGTGTATGCGCATTTATTACAAGATACCGCTGTTGTGAATGTTGGCGATAGAGTAAGCGTAGGTGATAAGTTAGGGCGCTCTGGCTCTTCAGGTTATTCTACCGGGCCGCACTTGCACTTTGTTATTCGAAAAAATGCGGGTTTTAAGTTTACTTCAGTGCCTTTTGCCTTTTTAGGTCAAGATGAGCAAGCTGTTACCCCTAAGCGTGGCATGGTGTTTGGTAAACAAGGCTGA
- a CDS encoding formate--tetrahydrofolate ligase yields MATDVEIAQQFTPKAINEISDKLGIATEHVHPYGRDVAKIDLDALSQPSQKQGKLILVSATTPTPSGEGKTTTTIGLGQAFTQLNESVCLALREPSLGPCLGMKGGATGGGYSQIMPGDKINLHFTGDFHAITSANNLLSAAIDNHIYQGNALSIDPRQIVWRRVMDMNDRSLRNIVLGLGGKMQGIPREGGFDITAASEVMAMLCLANNAADLKIRLDRTLIGYTYEGEPVHAKDLNITGAMMALLRDALQPNLVQSFEGTPTFVHGGPFANIAHGCNSVIATRMAMHHADWAITEAGFGFDLGAEKFFDIKCRIADLDPDAVVLVTTVRALKMHGGKDKSDLVDEDLSAVAKGLENLDKHIESVELFNKHPVVALNRFATDTDAEIALIKARCEEHGVSFAETTHHADGGKGAIELAKAVMASVEKSKPYQPLYDLDLTVVEKVRRVSRKMYGATDVAFSKQAEKDLKHVEQLGLTHLPICIAKAPSSLSDDPTLHGRPRDFEVTVSSIQINEGAGFLVVLTGNIMRMPGLPKKPAANDIKLLPSGVIEGLE; encoded by the coding sequence ATGGCAACTGATGTAGAAATCGCTCAGCAATTTACGCCAAAAGCAATTAATGAAATCAGCGATAAATTAGGTATTGCAACAGAACATGTTCACCCTTATGGGCGTGATGTTGCCAAAATTGACCTTGATGCGCTTAGTCAGCCTAGTCAAAAGCAAGGCAAATTAATTTTAGTTTCTGCAACAACACCAACACCTTCAGGTGAAGGTAAAACCACAACAACCATTGGCCTAGGTCAAGCATTTACTCAGTTAAATGAATCCGTTTGTTTAGCCTTGCGAGAGCCATCTTTAGGCCCATGTTTAGGTATGAAAGGTGGGGCAACTGGCGGCGGCTACAGCCAAATCATGCCGGGTGATAAAATAAACTTACACTTCACTGGCGATTTCCACGCGATTACCAGCGCCAATAATTTACTTTCTGCAGCTATTGATAACCACATTTACCAAGGTAATGCCTTAAGTATTGACCCTCGCCAAATTGTTTGGCGTCGTGTAATGGATATGAATGATCGCAGCTTACGTAACATTGTTTTAGGCTTAGGCGGTAAAATGCAAGGTATTCCTCGTGAAGGCGGCTTTGACATTACCGCAGCCTCTGAAGTGATGGCGATGCTTTGTTTAGCCAATAACGCTGCTGATTTAAAAATTCGTTTAGATAGAACCTTAATTGGTTACACCTATGAAGGTGAGCCTGTTCATGCCAAAGATTTAAATATTACCGGTGCTATGATGGCACTACTTCGTGATGCACTGCAACCTAACCTAGTACAAAGCTTCGAAGGTACACCAACCTTTGTACACGGCGGACCTTTTGCCAACATCGCTCATGGTTGTAACAGTGTTATCGCCACAAGAATGGCCATGCATCATGCTGATTGGGCAATCACCGAAGCAGGTTTTGGTTTTGATTTAGGTGCAGAAAAGTTCTTCGACATTAAGTGTCGTATTGCCGATTTAGACCCTGATGCGGTAGTACTTGTTACAACAGTACGTGCGCTGAAAATGCACGGTGGTAAAGATAAGTCTGATTTAGTCGATGAAGATTTAAGCGCAGTAGCGAAAGGTTTAGAGAACCTAGATAAGCACATTGAAAGCGTTGAGCTTTTCAACAAGCACCCTGTGGTTGCCCTTAACCGTTTTGCTACTGACACCGATGCTGAAATTGCGCTGATTAAAGCACGCTGTGAAGAGCACGGCGTATCATTTGCTGAAACAACACACCACGCCGATGGTGGTAAAGGTGCTATAGAGCTAGCGAAAGCAGTAATGGCATCAGTAGAGAAAAGTAAGCCTTATCAACCGCTTTATGATTTAGACTTAACCGTTGTTGAAAAGGTACGTCGCGTAAGCCGTAAAATGTACGGTGCAACCGATGTTGCTTTCTCAAAACAAGCAGAAAAAGATCTTAAACATGTTGAACAATTAGGATTAACACATTTACCTATTTGTATTGCCAAGGCGCCTAGCTCTTTATCTGATGACCCAACGCTACACGGTCGCCCACGTGACTTTGAAGTAACGGTAAGTTCAATTCAAATTAACGAAGGTGCCGGTTTCTTAGTGGTATTAACTGGTAATATTATGCGTATGCCTGGTTTACCGAAAAAACCAGCTGCCAATGACATAAAATTATTACCAAGTGGTGTAATTGAAGGTCTAGAATAA
- the fdhD gene encoding formate dehydrogenase accessory sulfurtransferase FdhD: MENSLNSTSSSKKVNKVHYAFADGASSKRQVASDKVIVEQPLQIKLLWQQANVLETKVFAITMRTPGDDKLLIMGLLFSEGIIASKTDIAVIEVEHEPNQTEPNLWCVQLAQGVVPKLASLEQYQMTYSSCGLCGTTSIKNLELKNPKLPLLVGEFISVNEIYSLANSMRANQQLFELTGGVHGAALFDQSGKLQWLNEDIGRHNAVDKVIGQLLVENEQRVNKLFILLVSGRISFEIVQKTLMAGVSVLVGVGAPSDLAIQAAKRFDLTLIGFANEHSFNVYHGDWRLLS, from the coding sequence ATGGAAAATAGCCTTAACTCAACATCATCAAGTAAAAAAGTGAATAAAGTACACTATGCTTTTGCTGATGGTGCATCGAGTAAAAGACAAGTAGCTAGTGACAAAGTGATTGTAGAGCAGCCTTTGCAAATTAAACTGTTATGGCAGCAAGCTAATGTACTTGAGACTAAGGTTTTCGCTATTACTATGCGCACGCCCGGTGACGACAAGTTATTGATTATGGGCTTGTTATTTAGTGAAGGCATTATAGCAAGCAAAACCGATATTGCTGTTATTGAAGTAGAGCATGAGCCTAACCAAACAGAGCCAAATTTATGGTGTGTGCAACTCGCTCAAGGCGTTGTACCAAAATTGGCAAGCCTTGAACAATATCAAATGACCTACTCAAGTTGCGGTTTATGCGGTACTACTTCTATCAAAAATTTAGAGCTGAAAAATCCGAAACTCCCTCTGTTAGTAGGTGAATTTATTTCGGTAAATGAAATTTATTCATTGGCTAATAGTATGCGGGCAAATCAGCAGTTATTCGAGCTAACGGGTGGTGTGCATGGCGCGGCGTTATTTGATCAAAGCGGAAAGCTGCAATGGCTTAATGAAGATATTGGCCGCCATAACGCCGTAGATAAAGTTATTGGTCAGCTATTAGTAGAAAATGAGCAAAGGGTAAATAAATTATTCATTCTGCTTGTAAGTGGCCGTATTAGTTTTGAAATTGTACAAAAGACTTTAATGGCTGGCGTTAGCGTATTAGTGGGTGTTGGCGCACCTTCTGATTTAGCTATTCAAGCGGCTAAACGTTTTGATCTCACCTTAATTGGTTTTGCCAATGAACACTCTTTTAATGTTTATCACGGTGATTGGCGCTTATTGAGTTAA
- a CDS encoding NADH-ubiquinone oxidoreductase-F iron-sulfur binding region domain-containing protein has translation MSKNLSQLARRKSVEHTLFQELVLSEQEQTPQGKAKLAKAFLVGEAIVQGTASFYDFIEGDNANKQAYVCNGSSCLCAGSQDKVVDKLSEHFGKGNVGHVTCLGRCAQNSAFQIQGNNFSADDIDNLASIAKDPKTQSKEHYHVACTLDEPILTAEIDNVAKYYQLFTELVNNYSVDQLLTKVSDSGLRGRGGAGFPTGFKWRSCLEAQGGEKYIVCNADEGDAGAFSDRYLLEQRPHAVLFGMLMAGYLSGAQTGILYIRDEYPDAIVNTEKAINEFVALALPMPNNWQFRFKIIRGAGAYICGEETALLRSIEGQRPVVSVRPPFPTQSGLFGCPTVVNNVETFGSIHFILDTEHTGEQSCGAKKYLALGNGKSTGSKLISLDSAFVKPGIYEVAMGTPLAEVIALAGGFSKSIKALHIGGPLGGVVPVSKIDELSVDFESFAEAGFLLGHASVIGIPTEFSMIDYMAHLFEFTAAESCGKCYPCQIGSTRGQEMVENAISGKQAIDETLLNDLLETMQLGSLCALGGGVPLPIQNILQYFSAEISPFLNSSNTKVQEA, from the coding sequence ATGTCGAAAAATTTATCTCAGCTGGCTCGCAGAAAATCTGTAGAGCATACCTTGTTTCAAGAGCTTGTCCTTAGTGAGCAAGAGCAAACACCGCAAGGTAAAGCAAAGCTTGCCAAAGCATTTTTAGTGGGTGAAGCTATCGTGCAAGGTACGGCCAGTTTTTATGACTTTATTGAAGGGGATAATGCCAATAAGCAGGCGTATGTGTGTAATGGCTCTTCCTGTTTATGTGCGGGTAGTCAAGATAAGGTAGTCGATAAACTGTCTGAACACTTTGGTAAAGGGAATGTTGGTCACGTTACTTGTTTAGGACGTTGTGCGCAAAATAGTGCCTTTCAAATTCAAGGCAATAACTTCTCAGCAGATGATATAGATAATTTAGCTAGTATTGCGAAAGACCCTAAAACCCAATCAAAAGAACATTATCATGTTGCTTGTACTCTAGATGAACCTATTTTAACCGCTGAAATAGATAATGTTGCTAAGTATTATCAGTTATTTACAGAGCTAGTAAATAACTACAGTGTTGATCAGCTATTAACTAAAGTCAGTGATTCAGGGCTTCGCGGCCGAGGCGGTGCAGGTTTTCCTACCGGTTTTAAATGGCGCTCGTGTTTAGAAGCTCAAGGTGGTGAAAAATACATTGTTTGTAATGCCGATGAAGGTGATGCTGGCGCTTTCAGTGATAGATATTTATTAGAACAGCGTCCACATGCGGTTTTATTTGGCATGCTAATGGCGGGCTATTTATCAGGTGCGCAAACCGGCATTTTATATATTCGAGATGAGTACCCAGATGCCATTGTTAATACAGAAAAAGCCATTAATGAATTTGTTGCCTTAGCTTTACCTATGCCAAATAACTGGCAATTTAGATTCAAAATTATTCGTGGTGCTGGCGCCTATATTTGCGGTGAAGAAACAGCACTACTGCGCTCTATTGAAGGGCAGCGCCCAGTTGTCTCGGTAAGGCCGCCATTTCCTACGCAAAGCGGTTTGTTTGGCTGTCCAACGGTTGTCAATAATGTTGAAACTTTCGGTTCAATTCATTTTATTTTAGATACAGAACATACTGGAGAGCAAAGCTGTGGGGCGAAGAAGTATTTAGCGCTTGGTAATGGAAAATCAACTGGCTCTAAGCTGATTTCACTTGACTCTGCTTTTGTTAAACCTGGCATATATGAAGTCGCCATGGGTACACCTTTAGCTGAGGTTATCGCTTTAGCTGGCGGCTTTAGTAAAAGTATTAAAGCACTCCATATAGGCGGGCCTTTAGGTGGTGTGGTACCTGTAAGTAAAATAGATGAACTTAGCGTTGATTTTGAATCGTTTGCCGAAGCTGGCTTTTTACTTGGTCATGCCAGTGTTATTGGTATTCCAACAGAATTTTCCATGATTGACTATATGGCGCATTTATTTGAATTTACTGCGGCAGAATCATGCGGTAAATGTTACCCGTGTCAAATTGGCTCTACCCGTGGGCAAGAAATGGTAGAAAATGCCATATCAGGTAAGCAA